AATAATATCTATGTTTACTGTGCTACTTATGATGTTGGTAATATAGTTTGTTATTTCACTGATATTAGTTATGTAAATTATGTTAGTTGTATAATTTGTGATTGTTGTTGGTTCAGTTTTTGGTGATCTAGGTTTTGTTGGTTTTTCTAGTGTAGTTGTAGGGGCTTTTTCTATTGTGGTTTGTCTGTCTTTTATAGGATTTTTTCTTATTGTATTTTCTTCAGGTTTGTTTAATTCTAGTTTTTGTTCATACTTTCTAATCTCGTTAAAAATTTTTTCATATCTAATTTCATCACCTTCGTCATAGTATATGACTCCTAGTAATCTCATTGAAGCTTTCCAAACTTCACTTCCTTTTTGACTTGATCTTACACTTATTGTTAGATATCTTTTAGCTGTTTCTATATCTCCTGTGTCGTAGTATATGTAACCTAAGTACATACAGGCTTTTGAAAATAAAGGTGATTCAGGATATTCATTGAATATTATTTCAAGATTTTTTATTGCCGTTTCGTAGTCTCCTCTGTTGTATGCATTTAGACCGACATTGAATATAGAATTTTCAATGGAAGAAAAACTATTGTGTGAAATAACTAGAAATAGTACTATTGCTATTAAGATCTTTTTGTTCATACAGATATCATAGTAATTATCGTTTCTTTTAATTTCTAAATTCAAAATTAGTTTTTTAGTAAAAATCTAAAGTTTTCAAGTTGATACATAATCTGAGATATACCATACTCTATTGGAGTATGGGTTGTGGGATTTCTTGTTAGTTTTTAAGAATTCATTTATTTCTCAACTACTCAGCAATA
This genomic window from Brevinematales bacterium contains:
- the bamD gene encoding outer membrane protein assembly factor BamD, whose amino-acid sequence is MNKKILIAIVLFLVISHNSFSSIENSIFNVGLNAYNRGDYETAIKNLEIIFNEYPESPLFSKACMYLGYIYYDTGDIETAKRYLTISVRSSQKGSEVWKASMRLLGVIYYDEGDEIRYEKIFNEIRKYEQKLELNKPEENTIRKNPIKDRQTTIEKAPTTTLEKPTKPRSPKTEPTTITNYTTNIIYITNISEITNYITNIISSTVNIDIISSTKTNGISDVKNKVDEILKKEEDLEELNRLTDVKNRLLKLNEKVLLIQEALQRKIENKKGEE